One window of Toxotes jaculatrix isolate fToxJac2 chromosome 19, fToxJac2.pri, whole genome shotgun sequence genomic DNA carries:
- the LOC121199809 gene encoding spermatogenesis-associated protein 45-like, whose protein sequence is MSGPEERALLELNLRRETWCQVEMNPRQSWERTQRRHYRSHLRTSPVLLTALTATPQRRAACTERPPPAKLPERRHFEESYKSHLV, encoded by the coding sequence ATGTCCGGACCTGAAGAGCGGGCTCTTCTGGAGCTCAACCTGCGGAGGGAGACGTGGTGTCAAGTGGAGATGAACCCCCGGCAGTCCTGGGAGAGGACCCAGAGGAGGCACTACCGGAGTCACCTGCGGACCAGCCCGGTCCTACTCACCGCTCTGACCGCCACACCGCAGCGCAGGGCGGCATGCACCGAGAGGCCGCCCCCCGCAAAGCTTCCGGAGAGAAGGCACTTCGAAGAGAGCT
- the flvcr1 gene encoding feline leukemia virus subgroup C receptor-related protein 1 codes for MVAGELVQEHLRADTGAPDDITVGRKTPELEGAAERCADTTYGAAPTHGVGEADTSPALVQEKEVPPDEREAMLPNGGGGDEAEERKTLETRLYWRRFAVLAVFSLYSLVNAFQWIQYSIITNVFTRYYGVNNDKVDWLSIVYMVAYVPLIFPATWLLDRRGLRLTALLGSGLNCAGAWLKCASVSPELFGVTVTAQVICSVAQVFILGLPSRIASVWFGPREVSTACATAVLGNQLGTAIGFLLPPVLVPNTPDDVELTGHNISIMFYGTAAVSTGLFILAVIVVKDRPPLPPSQAQAVLPDSPPEDYSYKQSIINLIKNKAFVLLLVSYGIMTGSFYSVSTLLNQMIMACYENQELNAGRIGLTLVVAGMVGSILCGLWLDHTKTYKMTTLIVYCLSFLGMVVFTFTLNLNNIYLVFFTAGVLGFFMTGYLPLGFEFGVEITYPESEGTSSGLLNAFAQIFGIIFTLIQGKLTTHYDPQAGNLFLCAWIFLGILLTALIKSELKRNNVNMAAGSNHLQALPTECPGDGPSEKKTNGVKLEPSISFSHETSL; via the exons ATGGTTGCCGGTGAGCTCGTGCAGGAGCATCTGCGCGCGGATACCGGCGCACCTGACGACATCACCGTCGGCAGGAAGACTCCTGAGCTGGAGGGCGCAGCCGAGCGATGCGCGGATACGACATACGGAGCGGCGCCAACGCACGGGGTTGGGGAGGCAGACACCAGCCCTGCGCTGGTGCAGGAAAAGGAGGTGCCGCCGGATGAAAGAGAGGCGATGCTGCCcaacggaggaggaggagatgaggcgGAGGAAAGGAAAACGCTAGAGACGAGACTGTACTGGCGCCGGTTCGCTGTGCTGGCTGTTTTCAGCCTTTACTCTCTGGTGAACGCCTTCCAGTGGATCCAGTACAGCATCATTACCAACGTGTTCACGCGGTACTACGGGGTGAACAACGACAAGGTGGACTGGCTCTCCATCGTCTACATGGTCGCCTACGTGCCGCTCATCTTCCCGGCCACCTGGCTGCTGGACCGAAGAGGTCTGCGGCTCACGGCCCTGCTGGGCTCCGGCCTCAACTGCGCCGGCGCCTGGCTCAAGTGCGCCAGCGTGAGCCCCGAGCTGTTCGGAGTCACCGTCACCGCTCAGGTCATCTGCTCCGTGGCGCAGGTGTTCATCCTCGGCCTGCCGTCCCGCATCGCCTCGGTGTGGTTCGGACCCCGGGAGGTTTCCACCGCGTGCGCCACGGCGGTGCTCGGGAACCAG CTGGGAACAGCCATAGGCTTCCTGTTGCCTCCAGTTTTAGTTCCCAACACGCCCGACGATGTTGAACTGACGGGTCACAACATTAGCATCATGTTCTACGGTACCGCTGCAGTCTCCACGGGCCTCTTCATCCTCGCAGTGATAG TCGTGAAGGACcgccctcccctccctcccagtCAGGCCCAGGCTGTCCTGCCGGACTCTCCCCCTGAGGATTACTCCTACAAACAGTCCATCATCAACCTGATAAAGAATAAAGCCTTCGTCCTGCTGCTCGTCAGCTATG gtaTAATGACTGGTTCCTTCTACTCTGTCTCAACACTCCTCAACCAGATGATCATGGCCTGCTACGAG AACCAGGAGCTGAATGCTGGGAGAATTGGTCTGACTCTGGTTGTTGCTGGGATGGTCGGATCCATCCTCTGTGGCCTATGGCTGGACCACACGAAGACGTACAA gaTGACGACTCTGATCGTATACTGCCTGTCGTTCCTGGGAATGGTGGTCTTCACCTTCACTCTGAACCTCAACAACATCTACCTGGTTTTCTTCACCGCTGGAGTCCTGGG GTTCTTCATGACAGGTTACCTGCCTCTGGGCTTCGAGTTTGGAGTGGAGATCACTTACCCAGAGTCCGAAGGAACATCGTCGGGACTCCTCAATGCTTTCGCTCAG ataTTCGGGATCATTTTCACTCTGATTCAGGGCAAACTGACCACGCATTACGATCCGCAGGCTGGAAACCTCTTCCTCTGCGCGTGGATCTTTCTTGGAATATTGCTCACTG CCTTAATCAAGTCAGAACTGAAAAGAAACAACGTCAACATGGCTGCAGGCAGCAACCACCTTCAAGCA CTTCCCACTGAGTGTCCTGGAGACGGCCCTTCAGAGAAGAAAACCAATGGAGTCAAGCTGGAGCCCTCCATCAGCTTCTCCCATGAAACCTCACTGTGA
- the LOC121200038 gene encoding uncharacterized protein LOC121200038 yields the protein MSVLELILMFLLQFEGISGQRSLYYRPGHDVTLPCDRASSANSTCSSINWLYNRARSQTFSEVKNGNVDQSSVRAARLSLDTRCSLLINNITAEDAGFYTCRLRRDTEHDISVYLNILTVSPSPPDADLTRDGEVTLECSLFRYNTSDRCVRNRFRWVNETGAELLGEGVRDTVTNQMKCVSVLTVKLQSFHNRTFTCQFVDETNKVLIEADYTVIFTEPGSTDWPPLRYIMLTLRISALILMILITVVVIRGNRGSKKPLSVSTSLSSHAD from the exons ATGTCTGTGCTGGAATTAATCCTCATGTTTCTGCTTCAGTTTGAAG GAATCAGTGGACAACGCAGTCTCTACTACAGACCTGGACATGATGTTACTCTGCCATGTGACAGGGCATCATCAGCTAACTCCACATGCTCCAGTATTAACTGGTTATACAACAGAGCTCGGTCACAGACTTTTTCTGAGGTTAAGAATGGAAATGTTGATCAGAGCTCAGTTCGAGCTGCCAGGCTGAGTCTGGACACTCGCTGCTCTCTGCTCATCAACAACATCACTGCTGAAGATGCTGGTTTCTACACCTGTCGGCTGAGGAGGGACACTGAACATGACATATCTGTGTATCTAAATATTTTAACTG tctctccatctccaccagATGCTGATCTAACCAGAGATGGTGAAGTGACATTAGAGTGCTCTCTGTTCAGATACAACACCTCTGATCGTTGTGTAAGGAACAGATTTCGCTGGGTGAATGAGACAGGAGCTGAGCTGCTCGGTGAAGGTGTCAGAGACACGGTTACCAATCAGATgaagtgtgtctctgtcctgaCTGTGAAGCTTCAGAGTTTTCACAACAGAACATTCACCTGCCAGTTTGTTGATGAGACAAACAAAGTACTGATAGAAGCTGACTACACAGTCATCTTTACAG aaccaGGTTCCACAGATTGGCCTCCTCTGAGATACATCATGTTGACTCTGCGTATTTCAGCACTGATCCTAATGATTCTAATCACTGTTGTTGtcatcagaggaaacagag GGAGTAAAAAGCCACTCTCAGTTAGCACTTCTTTATCCTCTCATGCtgactga